The following proteins are encoded in a genomic region of [Eubacterium] hominis:
- the ilvN gene encoding acetolactate synthase small subunit, with translation MNNVILSLLVENHFGVLTRITNLFSQRGFNIDSLAVGETENPGYSRVTIATHGDENIINQIRLQLDKLEDVKIVSLIPDEQQFIREVALIKLAPGKEQLEALDGVLEDFGGRKQIIEDDCCIIEVTATPATINFFVEELREYHIKEVCRTGGAALALSQETVY, from the coding sequence ATGAATAATGTAATATTGTCCCTATTGGTTGAAAACCATTTCGGGGTACTTACAAGAATTACGAATTTGTTTAGTCAGCGAGGATTTAACATTGACTCTCTGGCCGTAGGAGAAACAGAAAATCCAGGTTATTCAAGAGTAACGATTGCGACACATGGTGATGAGAATATCATCAACCAGATTCGTTTACAGTTAGATAAACTGGAAGATGTGAAAATAGTTTCACTGATACCGGATGAACAGCAGTTCATTCGTGAAGTTGCATTAATCAAGCTTGCACCTGGCAAAGAACAGTTAGAAGCATTAGATGGTGTATTAGAAGACTTTGGTGGACGCAAACAGATTATAGAAGATGATTGTTGTATTATTGAGGTTACCGCAACACCGGCAACAATTAATTTCTTCGTTGAAGAACTTCGTGAATATCATATCAAAGAAGTATGCAGAACCGGCGGTGCAGCACTTGCACTTAGCCAAGAAACCGTTTATTAA
- the ilvB gene encoding biosynthetic-type acetolactate synthase large subunit, which produces MKMNGSQILIQALIDQGVDTIFGYPGGSVLNIYDALYERSEDIRHIVSSHEQGAAHAADGYARSTGKTGVCLATSGPGATNLVTGIATAYMDSIPLIAITGNVSNDLLGRDSFQEVNIAGITMPITKHNFIVQHVDDLAAIVRKAFVIANSGRKGPVLIDIPKDVTAAVTEYVKLPRYRIRKLPKVDDEIFEQALEEIMKAKRPMIYAGGGVLSSNATKELLKFSKHMDIPISCSMMGLSSVPFDYDLYLGMIGMHGTPVSNYATLNTDLIIAIGARFSDRVAGNREEFGKNAKIIHFDIDASEISKNVATDISIVGDARYILKKMIQRMPETKHKEWTDTLKDFKTKVGLPTPKEGDGVDPRDLATTLHKIVGEDAIIVTDVGQHQMIMAQYYQFSRPRSFISSCGLGTMGFGMGAAIGTKVANPNRPVVLVTGDGSFHMNMNEMAVAVSENIPIVVLIFNNTVLGMVRQWQTLFYEHRYSNTSIDRKTDYVKLAEAFGAKGFRIHNRYEIENVMKEAIKSKVPCIVDCMIDKDDCVYPIIPPGKSGKDIILYGN; this is translated from the coding sequence ATGAAAATGAATGGATCGCAGATTTTGATACAGGCATTGATTGATCAGGGAGTAGATACCATCTTTGGTTATCCGGGTGGTTCTGTATTAAATATCTATGACGCATTATATGAAAGAAGTGAGGATATCCGTCATATCGTTAGCAGCCATGAACAAGGAGCTGCACATGCAGCAGATGGATATGCTAGATCAACAGGGAAAACCGGGGTATGTCTTGCGACATCAGGACCGGGAGCAACGAATCTGGTAACAGGAATTGCGACAGCTTATATGGATTCTATTCCATTAATTGCAATTACCGGAAATGTAAGTAATGACTTGTTAGGAAGGGATTCTTTCCAGGAAGTAAATATCGCTGGTATTACGATGCCGATCACCAAACATAATTTTATTGTTCAACATGTAGATGATTTAGCAGCAATCGTAAGAAAAGCATTTGTCATTGCGAATTCTGGAAGAAAAGGTCCAGTATTGATTGATATTCCAAAAGATGTGACTGCAGCAGTGACAGAATATGTAAAACTGCCACGTTATCGCATTCGTAAACTGCCAAAGGTAGATGATGAAATCTTTGAACAGGCACTGGAAGAAATCATGAAAGCAAAACGTCCAATGATTTATGCCGGTGGTGGGGTGTTAAGTTCTAATGCAACAAAAGAATTATTGAAATTCTCAAAGCATATGGATATACCAATCAGCTGTTCTATGATGGGCTTATCTTCTGTACCATTTGATTATGATTTATATCTAGGTATGATTGGAATGCATGGTACACCGGTTAGTAATTATGCAACATTAAATACCGATTTGATTATTGCTATCGGAGCCAGATTTTCAGATCGTGTAGCAGGCAATCGTGAAGAATTTGGAAAGAATGCAAAAATTATTCATTTCGATATTGATGCATCAGAAATTTCAAAAAATGTTGCAACCGATATTTCCATTGTTGGTGATGCAAGATATATCTTAAAGAAAATGATTCAGCGTATGCCGGAAACCAAACATAAAGAATGGACCGATACGTTAAAAGATTTTAAAACCAAAGTGGGACTTCCAACACCAAAAGAAGGCGATGGTGTAGATCCTAGAGATTTGGCAACAACCCTGCATAAGATTGTTGGAGAAGATGCCATCATCGTTACCGATGTTGGTCAGCACCAGATGATCATGGCACAATATTATCAGTTCTCAAGACCTAGAAGCTTTATTTCATCTTGTGGACTTGGTACAATGGGATTTGGCATGGGTGCTGCTATTGGTACAAAAGTTGCCAATCCAAATCGTCCAGTTGTTCTTGTAACAGGGGATGGAAGTTTCCATATGAACATGAATGAAATGGCGGTCGCAGTTAGTGAAAACATTCCTATTGTGGTATTGATTTTCAATAATACAGTTCTTGGTATGGTTCGACAATGGCAGACATTGTTTTATGAACACCGCTATTCAAATACAAGCATTGATCGTAAGACAGACTATGTAAAACTGGCAGAGGCATTTGGCGCTAAAGGATTTAGAATTCATAATCGTTATGAAATTGAAAACGTTATGAAAGAAGCAATCAAAAGTAAAGTACCATGCATCGTTGACTGCATGATTGATAAAGATGATTGTGTATATCCAATCATTCCGCCTGGAAAGAGTGGAAAAGACATCATCCTGTATGGAAATTAG
- a CDS encoding threonine ammonia-lyase, whose protein sequence is MDCKDIEQAAQRLMGNIHNVKVTSSRTFSQMSGCDLYLKCENRQKTGSFKVRGAFNKLAKLKEEGKTTEVIASSAGNHAQGVSYASSLLGMHATIVMPKSTPIAKVSATQGYGADVVLAGDCYDECYQEALKLQKEKNATFIHPFDDEDVIAGQGTIAYEICHDLPNVDMIVVPAGGGGLLAGISYYAKHINPRIKVIGVQAEGASAIVQSFHKKAYTTTDHVNTIADGIAVNQPGKLTVDLINQNVDDMVTVNDNDIASTILLLLEREKQVVEPSGAASLAAVLNGKIDCKGKRVVCVLSGGNIDVSFIHKVVEKGLVTRGRNMKFKVLMLDVPGALEHLTHLITVANANIIQIQYDRIQADLNLNETILHLAVEVRSKEHGESLIKSLRKKGYDITME, encoded by the coding sequence ATGGATTGTAAAGATATCGAGCAGGCTGCACAGCGCCTCATGGGCAATATCCATAATGTAAAGGTCACAAGTTCTCGTACCTTTTCGCAAATGAGTGGATGCGATTTATATCTAAAATGTGAGAACAGACAAAAGACAGGATCATTTAAGGTCCGTGGAGCCTTTAACAAATTAGCCAAATTGAAAGAGGAAGGAAAAACAACCGAAGTCATTGCAAGCAGTGCTGGTAATCATGCACAAGGAGTCAGTTATGCAAGCAGCCTGTTAGGAATGCATGCGACAATCGTTATGCCAAAGAGTACACCCATAGCGAAAGTAAGCGCTACCCAGGGTTATGGCGCAGATGTGGTACTTGCTGGTGATTGTTATGATGAATGTTATCAGGAAGCATTAAAGCTTCAAAAAGAAAAGAACGCAACATTTATTCATCCCTTTGATGATGAAGATGTTATCGCAGGACAGGGAACCATTGCTTATGAAATCTGTCATGATTTACCAAATGTTGATATGATCGTTGTTCCAGCAGGTGGTGGTGGATTACTTGCCGGCATCAGTTATTATGCTAAGCATATCAATCCAAGAATTAAAGTGATTGGTGTACAGGCGGAAGGTGCTAGTGCTATTGTACAGTCTTTCCATAAAAAAGCGTATACGACCACGGATCATGTGAATACGATTGCTGATGGTATCGCAGTCAACCAGCCTGGTAAATTAACAGTGGATCTTATCAATCAGAATGTAGATGATATGGTTACCGTGAATGACAATGATATCGCTTCTACGATTCTGCTACTATTAGAAAGAGAAAAACAGGTTGTGGAGCCATCTGGTGCAGCAAGTCTTGCGGCAGTATTGAATGGTAAAATCGATTGTAAAGGAAAACGTGTTGTATGCGTATTATCCGGAGGGAATATCGATGTAAGCTTCATTCATAAAGTCGTTGAAAAAGGTCTTGTGACACGTGGAAGAAATATGAAATTCAAGGTGTTGATGTTAGATGTTCCAGGTGCTTTAGAGCATTTGACGCATTTGATTACAGTAGCAAATGCAAATATTATACAAATCCAATATGACCGAATTCAGGCAGATCTAAATCTGAATGAAACCATATTACATCTGGCAGTAGAAGTAAGAAGTAAAGAACATGGAGAAAGTTTGATTAAATCATTAAGAAAAAAGGGATACGATATTACCATGGAGTAA
- a CDS encoding FAD-dependent oxidoreductase — MKSKLFEELTIGSMKLRNATFMAPMSLGYESQEGTVNDIMQEYWLARARGGVGCIILDALSVDPNFPYLGNTLCFRSEASIEHYKAFTDKIHEAGAKIIPQITHPGPESISAFMGIPPLASSVYLNSMAQKTRAVTLEEIPHIIELYAQASYNAKLAGFDGIELHCAHAYMLLGSFLSPLRNKRCDQYGGSLENRARLLLEVMDAIKERCGKDFPIILRISGDEKLDGGNHVSDICQLVPLLEAHGVDALEISGGTQYESPNKIIPSHGEIEGVNVAQAKAIKQVASIPVIVVGKITDPMMAMKIVDQDHLDGVVLGRSLLADENFVNKAKEGKYEEIAPCTGCVLGCVGEQTKRRHATCVINPSVGREKEMQIIPCTTKKHVAIAGGGIGGLAAARWAALRGHDVTLYESSDHLGGQLCLACIPPHKQSISKWVIYLKNECQRLGVNIHLQTPFTKAMADEYDAIICATGAKESIPPIPGVDKETAITAWNIIENNVVIPGGNVLVVGGGMVGCEVSEHLCHQARGPLAITMIEMEDEIAKGMVINDRIGMMKRLYASGINMMTNTRLCKVEGNTVTLEQNNELIKKTFTHIVYATGSKSDSTLYEELKDHKEVYNIGDSKEVAQALEAVRDGALAAMKL; from the coding sequence ATGAAATCAAAATTATTTGAAGAACTCACAATTGGTTCTATGAAATTACGCAATGCCACTTTTATGGCGCCAATGTCTTTAGGATATGAAAGTCAAGAGGGCACAGTCAATGATATTATGCAGGAATATTGGCTTGCACGAGCAAGAGGTGGTGTTGGCTGTATCATATTAGATGCATTAAGTGTAGATCCAAACTTTCCTTATTTAGGCAATACCTTATGTTTTAGAAGTGAAGCATCCATTGAGCACTATAAAGCATTTACAGATAAGATACATGAAGCAGGCGCAAAAATTATTCCTCAGATCACGCATCCAGGACCAGAAAGCATCAGTGCCTTTATGGGTATTCCACCTCTTGCCAGCAGTGTGTATTTAAATTCAATGGCGCAGAAAACAAGAGCTGTAACACTAGAAGAAATCCCTCATATCATTGAGCTATATGCGCAGGCTAGCTATAACGCAAAACTTGCGGGCTTTGATGGTATTGAATTACATTGTGCCCATGCCTATATGCTGCTAGGCAGCTTCTTATCACCACTTCGTAATAAACGATGTGACCAGTATGGTGGCAGTTTAGAAAATCGTGCCAGATTATTGCTAGAGGTGATGGATGCAATCAAAGAACGCTGTGGTAAAGATTTCCCAATCATTTTAAGAATCAGTGGGGATGAAAAATTAGATGGTGGCAATCATGTATCGGATATTTGTCAATTAGTACCATTATTAGAAGCCCATGGTGTAGATGCCTTAGAAATTAGTGGTGGTACCCAATATGAATCACCAAATAAAATTATTCCAAGTCATGGAGAAATCGAAGGTGTCAATGTTGCACAGGCAAAAGCTATCAAACAGGTCGCTTCCATTCCTGTGATTGTTGTAGGAAAAATCACAGATCCAATGATGGCAATGAAGATTGTAGATCAGGATCATTTGGATGGTGTTGTATTAGGTAGAAGTTTATTGGCTGATGAAAACTTTGTAAACAAAGCAAAAGAAGGCAAATACGAAGAAATCGCACCTTGTACAGGATGTGTATTAGGCTGTGTTGGTGAACAGACAAAACGTCGTCATGCGACCTGTGTCATCAATCCATCTGTAGGCAGAGAAAAAGAGATGCAAATTATTCCTTGTACCACAAAGAAACATGTGGCAATTGCTGGAGGAGGAATTGGCGGTCTTGCGGCAGCTCGCTGGGCAGCACTTCGAGGACATGATGTCACACTATATGAAAGCAGTGATCACTTAGGTGGACAATTATGTTTAGCATGCATCCCACCACATAAACAATCCATTAGCAAATGGGTAATCTATTTGAAAAATGAATGTCAGCGTTTAGGTGTCAACATTCATCTACAGACACCATTTACAAAAGCAATGGCTGATGAATATGATGCAATCATCTGTGCTACAGGTGCGAAAGAAAGCATTCCACCAATTCCAGGTGTAGATAAAGAAACCGCAATCACTGCATGGAATATCATTGAAAACAATGTTGTCATTCCTGGTGGAAATGTCTTAGTTGTCGGTGGAGGCATGGTTGGATGTGAAGTCAGTGAACATTTATGTCATCAAGCTAGAGGACCACTTGCGATTACCATGATCGAAATGGAAGATGAAATTGCCAAAGGTATGGTGATCAATGATCGTATCGGTATGATGAAACGTCTGTATGCATCCGGTATCAACATGATGACGAATACACGTCTATGTAAAGTAGAAGGCAATACTGTCACACTTGAACAAAATAACGAGTTGATCAAAAAGACTTTTACACATATCGTTTATGCGACAGGTTCTAAATCAGATAGCACATTGTATGAAGAATTAAAAGATCATAAAGAAGTATATAATATCGGAGATAGTAAGGAAGTTGCACAGGCATTAGAAGCAGTACGTGATGGTGCACTTGCGGCGATGAAATTATAA
- a CDS encoding FAD-dependent oxidoreductase has protein sequence MFEKLFTPIDIKGMHLNNRVVFPAMGTKMAAEDGNVTQQIIDYQVARVKGGCGLNLSEVCSVHTPSAPRKFLGIHQDSYIASHKRFCDAIHEAGGKCGVQLWQGSIAAGMDPKAQILVASDMNVHGYTIPAVTIETLHEVVECFGQGARRAVEAGYDCIEFHCAHNYLPHSMLSPGLNHREDEYGGSFENRARFPLECIRAIRAHMPEDMPLLMRIDAQDDYFKEGLSIEDIIAFCKLAKEAGVDVLDVSRGNMITAGLKYEVPPIDIPNGFNVDNAARIRKETGMLTIAVGRINTPQLAESILEEDKADMIVMGRAQLADANFCNKAKAGKIDEITYCIGCDQGCYDGFTDPTMPFITCLRNPYLGKEAQDILHPVQHKKKVLIAGGGVAGLEAACILKERGHEPVVYEAGNHLGGQFLTAGKAPRKNEMKEAALSYGEKAKRLGVEIHMNQKVSDELIKEIKPDEVIIAIGAEPISLPIPGADGKQVYQSHDVLNGMTETNGHCVVIGGGLVGVETAEYLKAHGCENVTIIEMLDEVAKDLGSLRKICVMESLYMNQINSIVNAKVTEILPDGVMIEKDDKEEKVLCDSVIMAVGSKARNHETLSKACEELSIPYHIIGDAKQARRALHAIKEAHEVARAL, from the coding sequence ATGTTTGAAAAACTATTTACACCCATTGATATCAAGGGAATGCATTTAAACAATCGTGTTGTATTTCCTGCCATGGGAACCAAAATGGCTGCGGAGGATGGAAATGTGACGCAGCAGATCATTGACTATCAGGTCGCAAGAGTCAAAGGAGGATGTGGGCTAAATCTTAGTGAAGTTTGTAGCGTGCATACACCAAGTGCCCCACGTAAGTTTTTAGGTATTCATCAAGACAGCTACATTGCTTCTCATAAGCGCTTTTGTGATGCGATTCATGAAGCAGGTGGAAAATGCGGTGTTCAGTTATGGCAGGGAAGTATTGCTGCAGGTATGGATCCTAAAGCCCAGATATTAGTAGCCAGTGATATGAATGTACATGGTTATACAATACCTGCAGTCACAATAGAAACACTGCATGAAGTCGTAGAATGCTTTGGACAGGGTGCAAGACGTGCTGTGGAAGCAGGATATGATTGTATCGAATTTCATTGTGCGCATAACTATTTGCCACACTCCATGTTATCCCCTGGCTTAAATCATCGTGAAGATGAATATGGAGGAAGCTTTGAAAATAGAGCACGTTTCCCATTAGAATGTATTCGTGCCATTCGTGCGCATATGCCAGAAGATATGCCATTACTTATGCGTATCGATGCGCAGGACGATTATTTCAAGGAAGGCTTAAGTATTGAAGATATCATTGCTTTCTGTAAACTTGCCAAAGAAGCAGGTGTAGATGTATTAGATGTATCCCGTGGAAATATGATCACGGCAGGATTGAAATATGAAGTACCACCTATTGATATTCCAAACGGTTTTAATGTAGACAATGCTGCACGTATCCGTAAAGAAACCGGCATGCTGACAATTGCTGTTGGTCGTATCAATACACCACAATTAGCAGAATCTATCCTGGAAGAAGATAAAGCAGATATGATTGTAATGGGACGTGCACAACTCGCGGATGCAAACTTCTGTAACAAAGCAAAAGCTGGAAAAATTGATGAAATTACCTATTGTATCGGTTGTGATCAGGGATGTTATGATGGATTCACAGATCCAACCATGCCATTTATTACTTGTTTAAGAAATCCATATTTAGGTAAAGAAGCACAAGATATATTACACCCTGTACAACACAAAAAGAAAGTATTGATTGCAGGAGGCGGTGTGGCAGGTCTTGAAGCCGCATGTATCCTAAAAGAAAGAGGACATGAACCAGTTGTCTATGAAGCAGGCAATCATTTAGGCGGACAGTTTTTAACCGCAGGCAAAGCACCAAGAAAAAATGAAATGAAAGAAGCAGCATTATCTTATGGAGAAAAAGCAAAGCGTCTGGGCGTAGAAATTCATATGAATCAGAAAGTGAGCGATGAATTGATAAAGGAAATAAAACCAGATGAAGTAATTATTGCGATTGGCGCTGAACCAATCAGCTTACCAATTCCTGGTGCAGATGGAAAACAGGTATACCAGTCACATGATGTACTAAATGGCATGACAGAAACAAATGGACATTGTGTTGTCATTGGTGGTGGTCTTGTTGGTGTAGAAACTGCGGAATATCTAAAAGCACATGGATGTGAAAATGTAACCATTATAGAAATGTTAGATGAAGTCGCAAAAGATTTAGGCTCCCTTCGTAAAATATGTGTCATGGAATCCCTATACATGAATCAAATCAATTCTATCGTGAATGCAAAAGTCACAGAAATATTACCAGATGGTGTCATGATTGAAAAAGATGACAAAGAAGAAAAGGTACTATGTGACAGTGTGATTATGGCAGTAGGTTCAAAGGCAAGAAATCATGAAACCCTGAGCAAGGCATGTGAAGAACTATCCATTCCTTATCATATAATTGGAGATGCAAAACAAGCCAGAAGAGCATTACATGCAATCAAAGAAGCACACGAAGTTGCTAGAGCATTATAA
- a CDS encoding ATP-binding protein, translating to MYKECAKLILYRNLGKDSILYQLSEIFRDFDTEADSETHLIERIYEQIKALLDLSTMYGFDDNLWHNYLTFILLMNENSFTLVSEKQGAMDGSVNQFALNDCKVFKALFDFDFSEIEASLDINCFSIISNYHAVTKKERMYNKNVSVMVRSISKAIEQAKDENEIFQIITDFYQQYGVGMFGLNKAFRIRPNDEGVEFLPINNMESVYLNDLVGYELQKEMLVENTKAFVNGKPANNVLLYGDAGTGKSTSIKAIVNEFYEDGLRMIEIYKHQFKDLSNIIAQIKNRNYRFIIYMDDLSFEEFEIEYKFLKAVIEGGVETKPDNVLIYATSNRRHLVKETWNDRDDMSDDGLHHSDTMQEKLSLVARFGLSICYEKPNQKNYFHIVCELAKKHPELKMSEEELCAEARKWELSHGGTSGRAAQQLINYLLGKVE from the coding sequence ATGTATAAGGAATGTGCGAAACTTATTTTATATCGCAATTTAGGAAAAGACAGTATCCTATATCAATTATCTGAAATATTTCGGGATTTTGATACGGAAGCCGATAGTGAAACTCATTTGATTGAACGAATCTATGAACAGATCAAAGCTCTACTTGATTTATCTACCATGTATGGATTTGATGATAACTTATGGCACAATTATCTGACATTCATATTATTGATGAATGAAAACAGTTTTACATTAGTAAGTGAAAAACAGGGGGCAATGGATGGCAGTGTCAATCAGTTCGCATTAAATGATTGTAAAGTGTTTAAAGCATTATTTGATTTTGACTTCTCAGAAATTGAAGCATCTTTAGATATCAACTGTTTCAGTATCATCAGCAATTATCATGCCGTTACCAAAAAAGAACGCATGTATAATAAAAATGTAAGTGTTATGGTACGTTCGATATCTAAAGCTATTGAACAGGCAAAAGATGAAAATGAAATCTTTCAAATCATCACAGATTTCTATCAACAATATGGAGTTGGTATGTTTGGCTTGAATAAAGCCTTCCGTATCCGTCCAAATGATGAAGGCGTAGAATTCCTTCCCATCAATAATATGGAAAGTGTGTATCTTAATGATCTTGTCGGCTATGAGCTACAAAAAGAAATGCTGGTAGAAAACACAAAGGCTTTTGTGAACGGGAAACCGGCAAACAACGTCTTATTATATGGAGATGCCGGCACTGGTAAATCCACCAGTATCAAAGCTATCGTCAATGAATTTTATGAAGATGGCTTACGTATGATTGAAATCTATAAACATCAATTTAAGGATCTATCCAATATCATTGCGCAAATCAAAAACCGTAATTATCGTTTCATTATCTATATGGATGATCTCTCCTTTGAGGAATTTGAGATTGAATATAAGTTCTTGAAAGCTGTCATAGAAGGTGGCGTTGAAACAAAACCAGATAATGTATTGATTTACGCAACCAGCAATCGACGTCATCTTGTAAAAGAAACATGGAATGATCGTGATGATATGAGTGATGATGGTTTACATCATTCTGATACAATGCAGGAAAAGCTAAGCCTTGTGGCACGTTTTGGTTTAAGTATCTGTTATGAAAAACCTAATCAGAAGAATTATTTCCATATCGTATGCGAACTTGCGAAAAAACATCCAGAGCTGAAAATGAGTGAAGAGGAATTATGCGCTGAAGCAAGAAAATGGGAATTAAGTCATGGTGGTACCAGTGGTCGTGCTGCACAGCAGTTGATCAATTATCTTTTAGGAAAAGTTGAATAA
- the ilvC gene encoding ketol-acid reductoisomerase — MVKMYYDSDCNLDLLKGKTVAIIGYGSQGHAHAQNLKDSGVNVVVGLRPGSASRAKAEEAGLTVMDTAEAAKAGDFVMILTPDQNQPDIFKADIEPNLEEGNVLMFAHGFAIHFNQIVAPKGVDVVMCAPKGPGHTVRSQYLEGRGVPSLIAIHQDESGKARDYALAYACGIGAGRAGIIETTFKEETETDLFGEQAVLCGGVCELMQAGFDTLVEAGYAPEMAYFECIHEMKLIVDLINSGGFAMMRYSISDTAEYGDYVTGKRLITEDTRKEMKKVLSEIQDGTFAGNWITENKSAGRAHFLAMRRVHAEHQSEKVGAQLRKMMSWLKK; from the coding sequence ATGGTTAAAATGTATTATGATTCAGATTGCAATTTAGATTTATTGAAAGGAAAAACTGTCGCAATTATCGGTTATGGAAGTCAGGGTCATGCCCATGCACAGAACTTAAAAGACAGTGGTGTCAATGTTGTTGTTGGTTTACGTCCAGGCAGTGCAAGTCGTGCAAAAGCTGAAGAAGCTGGATTAACTGTTATGGATACTGCAGAAGCCGCAAAAGCTGGTGATTTTGTAATGATCTTAACACCAGATCAGAACCAGCCAGATATCTTCAAGGCAGATATTGAACCAAACCTGGAAGAAGGAAATGTATTGATGTTCGCTCATGGTTTCGCTATTCACTTCAACCAGATCGTTGCGCCAAAAGGTGTTGATGTTGTGATGTGTGCACCTAAGGGGCCAGGACACACAGTACGTTCTCAATACTTAGAAGGCCGTGGTGTTCCTTCATTAATTGCTATTCACCAGGATGAAAGTGGTAAAGCACGTGATTATGCATTAGCTTATGCATGTGGTATTGGTGCAGGTCGTGCAGGTATCATTGAAACAACATTCAAAGAAGAAACAGAAACTGACTTATTCGGTGAACAGGCAGTATTATGTGGTGGTGTCTGTGAATTAATGCAGGCTGGTTTTGATACACTTGTAGAAGCTGGTTATGCTCCTGAAATGGCATACTTTGAATGTATCCATGAAATGAAGCTGATCGTTGATTTGATCAACAGTGGTGGATTCGCAATGATGCGTTATTCTATCTCTGATACAGCTGAATATGGTGATTATGTAACAGGTAAACGTCTGATTACAGAAGATACAAGAAAAGAAATGAAGAAAGTATTATCAGAAATCCAGGATGGAACATTTGCTGGAAACTGGATTACAGAAAACAAATCTGCAGGTCGTGCACACTTCTTGGCAATGCGTAGAGTACATGCAGAACACCAGAGTGAAAAAGTTGGTGCTCAGTTGCGTAAGATGATGAGCTGGCTGAAAAAATAA